CCTGGCGCGCAACCACGACCACTACCTGCACGGCAGGCCCAAGCGCTCATGAGCCAGGCCATCTTCGCCGATGCCTACTATCTGCTTGCGCTCCTCAATCCACGCGATCAAGATCACAAGGTGGCCGTCGAACTGGGCAGGTCCTTGGCCGGCGTGCTGGTGACCACGGAGGCCGTGCTCCTCGAGGTCGGGGACGGCCTCGCGGCGCCGCAAGACCGGCGCACGACGGCTGCCTACATCAAGAGACTGTGGGCGGACCCGCGGGTGGTCGTTGTGCCAACCGACCATGAGCTCCTCCAGCGCGCCGTAGCCCTCTACGAAACCCGACAGGACAAGGACTGGGGGCTCACCGATTGCGTCTCCTTCGTCGTGATGCA
The window above is part of the Planctomycetota bacterium genome. Proteins encoded here:
- a CDS encoding PIN domain-containing protein, translating into MSQAIFADAYYLLALLNPRDQDHKVAVELGRSLAGVLVTTEAVLLEVGDGLAAPQDRRTTAAYIKRLWADPRVVVVPTDHELLQRAVALYETRQDKDWGLTDCVSFVVMQDTGIREALTGDAHFEQAGFRILFPRR